Within the Pseudomonas sp. SL4(2022) genome, the region AAAAATAATCACAAGCCACTGAAAATAAAGAGCTTTTAGGAATTATAAAAAGCTGGCATGGATTTCGCTGAAGCCTCGCTATCGCCGCGTATAGCGCTAGAGGTAAAGCTTCATGGCCCCGCACAACCAGTCCAACACCATTGATTTCGACGCCGCCAAACTGCAACGTCTCGGTTATGCCAGTCGCCTGCAAAAAAGCCTGAGGCCAGTTAGCCTGGCGCAGCTGCGTCAGCAATTGAGCCTGCGCCTGCAGACCTCGCTGGAAGCCGAACGCATCCTCGAGCTGTTCTATACCGAAGTGCAGCGCCTGGTGCCCCTCAGCGCCCTCAGCTATCAGCTGGCCTCCTGCGACCTGCGCCTGGAACTGGGCGAGCGTGCCAGTCACTCAGCTGGCTACCGCCTGAACCACGATGGCGAATTCCTCGGCGAGCTGACCTTCCGCCGTAACCAGCGCTTCAGCGAGGATGAACTCGGCCAACTCGAATCACTGCTCGCCAGCCTGCTCTTCCCTCTGCGCAACGCCCTGCTTTACCGCGCAGCTCTGCAAACAGCACTGCGCGATCCGCTGACCGAAACCGGCAACCGCATTGCCATGGAGCAGACCCTCAAACGTGAAGTGGATATTGCCCGGCGCAATCTTCAGCCGCTTTCAGTACTGATGGTCGACATCGACCACTTCAAGCGGATCAATGACAGCCACGGCCACATCGTGGGCGACCAAGCCCTCAAGGCCGTCGCCAGCGCCCTGAAAGACAGCCTGCGCAATGTCGACATGGTGTTCCGCTACGGTGGCGAAGAATTCATGGTGCTGCTCTCCAACACCAGCCGCGAGGCGGCTTCGATGATTGGTGAGCGTCTGCGCCTGGCGGTACTGGGCATTCAGTACCTGGTGGAAAACCGCGCCATTGAACTGTCGGTTAGCCTGGGCTGCGCCACCTTGCTACCGGGCGAGTCCATGGACAGCCTGCTGCGCCGCGCCGACAGTGCGCTGTACGTATCCAAACGTGAAGGCCGCAACCGCCTGTCGATGGCCGGCTAACGCCAACGCAGACAATAAAAAAGGCGACCCTCGGGTCGCCTTTTTATTGTCACTCAGAATGCCTTATTCGGGCTTGCGATCACGGCCAAAGCCTGGACGCTGGCCATCACGACCAGGTTGGCTGCGACGTTTAACCGGTGCACCTGCCGGCTTGCGCGACGGGCGATCAGCCAGCTCAACGCCAGGACGCTGTGCCCCCGGTTTGGCCGGACGCTTCTTGTTAACGTCACTCGGGCGCTCAGCGACCGGCGTGCCCTTGCCTTGATCGGCACGTGGGCTGCGCGCCGGACGCTCAGCACCGTCACCACGGGCAGGACGCGAACGGCCTTGATCACCTGCGGTTGCTGGCGCACCGTGAGCCGGACGCAAAGTACGCTCCGGACGCGCAGCACGACCCACCGGCTTGGCCGATTTGCGCTGCAAACGGTCGAGTTTGTCGCGGGTTTTCTCTTTCATCTCCGGCAGAGCGACCGGCTTGAGGCCGACCTCCTCGCTGAGAATATCGACTTCGCGCTGGCTCATTTCACGCCAGCGGCCCATGGTCAGGTCCGAGGTGATAAACACCGGGCCGAAACGCACGCGCTTCAAGCGGCTGACCACCAGCCCCTGGGACTCCCACAGGCGACGCACTTCGCGGTTGCGACCTTCCATCACCACGCAGTGATACCAGTGGTTGAAGCCTTCGCCACCCGGCGCTTCCTTGATGTCGGTGAACTTGGCCGGGCCATCTTCAAGCATCACGCCGGTTTTCAGGCGCTCGATCATCTCTTCGTCAACTTCGCCACGTACGCGCACGGCGTACTCGCGGTCCATCTGGTAGGACGGGTGCATCAGGCGGTTGGCCAGCTCACCGTCGGTGGTAAACATCAGCAAACCGGTGGTGTTGATGTCGAGGCGACCGATATTGATCCAGCGGCCATCTTTCGGCCGTGGCAGACGGTCAAATACCGTCGGACGACCTTCCGGGTCGTCACGGGTGCAAATCTCACCTTCAGGTTTGTTGTAGATGATGACGCGGCGCACGCTTTCGGCAGCTTCTTCACGGCGGATCACCTTGCCATCGACGGCAATCGCATCGTGCAGGTCAACGCGTGCACCGAGGCTGGCGACTGCGCCGTTGACCTTGACGCGGCCAGCAGTAATCCAGGCTTCGATTTCACGGCGTGAAGCCAAGCCCATGCGCGCCATGACTTTCTGCAGTTTTTCGCCTGCGGGGCTGTATTCTTCGATTTCTTCACTCATCTGGGCACCTCCCGGTGTTTTCTTTAGTGATTAGGACGATTCAGGCCAAGCCTATTCGTCAAAGGGGCGCGGAGCATACGCGAAACACGGCGCGGACGCACGGGTTGAGGCTAGCCGCCTGATCGGAGGCCGTCAGCCTTTACGCCGACCGATGGTCGCCAAGCTCAGCAAACGCATATCGGCTTCGGCCAAAACAGCACGCCGGGCAGCCTTGCCGAGCTTCTTCCAGCCTTTGATCTCGGCCTTGCTGCGCCCGCAACCGAGGCAGATAGCGCGCTCGAACTTGCACAGTCTGATGCAGGGATCTTTCACCGCACTGACGCCTTAACTGATACGACCTGCTTGTTAGTCAGGCAGCTGTTCTTTATCCAGGGTTGCGCGAGGCTCTTCGGCATCATCACGCTCATCGTCCTGCTCGGGTAAATCATCGAAGTCGGTTTTCAGCCCCTGCTCCATCGAATCGAGTTCAGCCAGCAGGCTGCTGAAGCTGGTTTCCTCGCTCGCTTCCACCGCAGGCTCATCGGCCAGGGCCAGGTCGGCACGCGCCTGCAGGCTTTGCGGTGCCTCCAGATCATCTTCAAAAGCCAGCACAGGCTCGGGTTCCAGTTCGCGCAGGGCGGCCAGGGGCGGTAATTCGTCGAGGCTTTTCAGGTTGAAGTGATCGAGAAAGGCCTTGGTGGTGGCGAACATCGCCGGCTTGCCCGGCACATCGCGATACCCCACCACGCGAATCCACTCGCGCTCCAGCAAGGTTTTGACGATATGACTGTTCACCGCCACACCGCGCACATCTTCGATTTCGCCACGGGTAATCGGCTGGCGATAAGCAATCAGCGCCAGGGTTTCCAGCATGGCGCGCGAATAGCGCTGCGGCCGCTCTTCCCATAGGCGACCCACCCAAGGCGCAAATTTCTCGCGCACTTGCAGGCGGTAGCCGGACGCCACCTCGACCAGCTCGAAGGCACGCCCTTCGCAGGACTTGCCCAGATGCGCCAGCGCCTTTTTGAAAACCGCCGGTTCCGGCCGCTCGGCTTCTTCAAAAAGCTCGAACAGGCGCTCCAGCGATTGCGGTTTGCCGGAGGCCAGCAGAAAGGCTTCGAGCAGGCTGGCCAGCTCACGAGGTTCATTAAGATTCATGCTTATTCAGCCCGCGCACGCACATGGATTGGCCCAAAGGCCTCATTCTGCACCAGCTCAACCAGGGATTCCTTGATCAACTCAAGCACCGCCATAAAGGTCACCACCACGCCTAGTTTGCCTTCTTCGGCGCTGAACAGGCTGACAAAGGGCACAAACGCGCCACCCTTGAGGCGTTCGAGCACTTCGCTCATGCGCTCGCGGGTCGACAGCGCCTCACGGGTGACCTGGTGGCTTTCAAACATATCGGCGCGGCGCAGCACCTCAGCCATCGACAGCAAAACCTCCTCCAGACTGACATCCGGCAACAGCTTGCGCGCCCGCGCTTCGGGCGCGTCCAGACGCGGCACAGTAAGGTCACGACCGACCCGGCTAAGGCCATCGATACCTTCTGCAGCGGCCTTGTAACGCTCGTATTCCTGCAGACGGCGGATCAGTTCGGCGCGCGGGTCGTCTTCCTCGGCTTCGACCTCACTGGAGCGCGGCAACAGCATGCGCGATTTGATCTCGGCGAGCATGGCCGCCATCACCAGGTACTCGGCCGCCAGTTCCAGGCGCACCGCCTGCATCAGCTCGACATAGCCCATATACTGACGGGTGATTTCCGCCACCGGGATATCCAGCACATCAATGTTCTGTTTGCGGATCAGGTAGAGCAGCAGGTCCAGCGGGCCTTCGAAGGCTTCGAGAAACACCTCCAGGGCATCCGGCGGGATGTACAGATCGAGCGGCATTTCAGTGACCGCCTGGCCATACACCAGGGCAAATGGCAGCTCCTGCTGGGCATTGGCCTGATCCTGGGGATGGCTCTCGGGATGTTCCTGGGCTGGCACGCTGGACATGGTCACTCTCGAAGGTAGGTTCAGCGGTAATTCAGGCCAAGGGCCAGGCGCACTTCACTGAGGGTTTCCCGCGCCTCGGAACGCGCGCGATCGGCGCCATCGGCGAGAATCTGCCGGACCAGATCAGGATTATCCTGATAATCCGCAGCACGCGCCTGCAGCGGCTGCAACTCCTGCTGCAGCGCCTCGACCAGAGGTGCCTTGCACTCCAGGCAGCCGATGCCGGCGCTGCGGCAACCTTGCTGCACCCACTCGCAGGTGGCATCGGACGAGTAGAGCTGGTGCAACGGCCACACCGGACAGTGTTGCGGATTGCCGGGATCATCACGATGCACCCGCACCGGATCAGTCGGCATGCGGCGGATCTTCTCCTCGATCGCCGAACCGCTGTCACGCAGGAAGATCGCATTATTGTTGGACTTGGACATCTTGCCGCCATCAAGCCCGAGCAGTTTGGGCGACTCGCCGAGCATGGCCTGCGGCTCAACCAGGAGAATCTTGCCGCCACCTTCCAGATAGCCATACAGACGCTCACGGTCACCCAGGGTGATGCTCTGCTGATCCTTGAGCAGCGCACGCGCGGTTTCCAGCGCCTCAGCGTCGCCCTGCTCCTGATAAGCCCGGCGCAGGTGGTTGTAGAGCGTCGCGGTTTTCTTGCCCAGCTTGATGATCGCCGCCTCGGCCTTTTCCTCAAAGCCTGGCTCGCGGCCATACAAATGGTTGAAGCGCCGCGCCACATCCCGAGCAAACTCGATATGTGCCAACTGGTCACCGCCCACCGGCACCACGCCAGCGCGGTACAGCAGGATGTCAGCGGCCTGCAGCAAGGGGTAACCGAGAAAGCCGAAGGTGCTCAGGTCTTTGCCGTGCAGCTGCTCCTGCTGTTCTTTGTAGGAGGGCACGCGCTCCAGCCAGCTGAGCGGACAGATCATCGACAGCAGCAGGTGCAATTCGGCGTGTTCAGGGACTTGCGACTGGATAAACAACGTCGCCGAGCTGGGGCTGACGCCGGCCGCCAACCAATCCGCGGCCATGTCCATGACCCGCTGGGACAGCGGGCCGACATCGTCGTAATCGGTGGTCAGCGCGTGTAAATCGACGATGCAGAAAAAGCATTCATAGGTGTGTTGCAGCTTCACCCAGTTCTTCAGCACGCCCTGATAATGCCCCAAGTGCAGCAGACCACTCGGACGCATCCCAGACAGCACGCGGCGTTCAGCGTCAACAAGACTCAAAACGGACTACCTGAATAATCGAAAGAGCCCGATTATATATAGCCAGGCTCAAAGGTCATCCGTAAAAGGCGACGGATCACCGCACCCCACCCGAAACACCTCAGGCTCATCGTCGGTCAGGCTGACCACGGTGGAGGCCTCCAGCCCACCGAAACCGCCATCGATGATCAGATCGACCTGGTGCTCCAGGATCTGGCGCATTTCATAAGGGTCGCTCATCGGCAGCGTTTCACCCGGCAGGATCAGGCTGACGCTCATCAGCGGCTCATCCAGCTCGGCCAGCAAGGCCATGGCAATCGGATGACTGGGCACGCGCAGACCGATGGTGCGGCGCTTGGCATGCAGCAGCATACGCGGCACCTCACGGGTGGCATTGAGAATGAAGGTGTAAGGCCCTGGTGTATGACTTTTGAGTAGGCGGAAGGCGGCAGTATCGACCTTGGCAAAGGTGCCGAGCTGCGACAGGTCGCGGCAGACCAGGGTGAAGTTGTGCTTGTCGTCCAGTTGGCGCAGGCGGCGAATACGCTCTACCGCGCTCTTGTCACCGATATGGCAGCCCACGGCATAGGAGGAGTCAGTCGGATAGATCACCACGCCGCCGTTGCGGATGATCTCCACGGCCTGCTTGATCAGGCGCGCTTGCGGGTTTTCCGGATGAATCTGGAAGAATTGGCTCACGCTTGGTCCCTGGTCAAAGTGCAGTAGGCTGCTGGACATGTTGAAACCGTGCCCACAAGGGCGGTAGATCCTCGGGCACCGGGCGATAGACACCCAGCTCAGACCACTGGCCGGGCGCGTGAAAATCACTGCCTGCGCTGACGAACATACCGAATTCCCGCGCCAGAATCGCCAGACTGCCAACCTGTTCGGCCGGCTGCATACCATTGACCACTTCCAGCGAATGCCCGCCTGCGCCAACAAAGTCGGCAATCAACTTGCGCCGCTTGGTACGCGTAAAGTCGTACTGCCAGGGATGCGCCAGGCTGACCCAGGCGCCTGCACGGCGCAGCGTATCCACAGCTTGCGCCAGTTCCGGCCAGTGCTGTTTGACGTCACCCAGCTTGCCCGAACCGAGCCACTTGCGGAATGCTTCGGCGCGATCCTTGACGTAACCGTTGAGCACCAGAAAGTCCGCAAAATGCGGCCGCGCCGGCGCATTGCCACTGTCGCCCAATTCCTGCTGCAAGGCCCGTGCGCCCTCTAATGCCCCTGGCATGCCCTTGGCTTCCAGACGCCTGGCAATTTCTGCCGCGCGCAACCAGCGCCCCTCGTGTAGATCTGCAATGGCCTGCTGCAGGGCTGGCGCCTCGCGGTTGAAGGCATACCCCAGCACATGGATGGTCGCACCACCCCAGGTGCAGGACAGCTCGATGCCATTGACCAGCTGTATACCCAGCGCTTGCGCCGCCAGCGCTGCCTCGTCCAATCCGTCGAGGGTGTCGTGATCGGTCAACGCCAGCAGACGCACACCCCGTTCGAATGCCCGCGCCACCACCACAGCGGGCGCCAGGGCGCCATCCGAAGCGGTGCTGTGACAATGCAAATCAACGTCCATAGGGGGCACTTTCCGAGTCATTTATGTTTGTTATTATGCCGGCAGATGTGGATTCTTGCTGGCTTGCACCAAGATTTACTCGACTTTGCCCGGACAGGCTGCTTTTCTCCCTTGGCGGCGACCTGTACCCAACACGTTTTTAAGGACTGAGATGCTCTACGCGATCATTGCCACCGATGTGCAAGACTCCCTGGACAACCGTCTGAGCGCCCGCCCGGCGCACTTGGCGCGCCTGGAACAACTGAAAACGGAGGGCCGCCTGATTCTCGCCGGGCCGCACCCAGCCGTCGACAGCAATGACCCAGGCCCAGCAGGGTTTTCCGGCAGCCTGATCGTCGCCGAGTTCGAATCACTGCTGGCCGCGCAGCAATGGGCTGATGCCGACCCCTACCGGGCCGCCGGGGTGTATGCCAGCGTCGTGGTGAAACCTTTCAAACTGGTCCTGCCTTGAAGCCATTCCTTCGTTGAACCACCCGATAACAACTAGAAGATAGGAGTTCCGATGCGTCCAGGCCCGCTGTTTCTGCTCTTGACCCTGTGCTTGCCGGCCACCATCCAGGCCGAGGAAATTCCGCCGCAACCACTGGCAGAAGCCACGTCGGTACAGGCGCAAATCGATGATCTGGAACAGCGCCTGGCACTGAGTGAAGAGCAGCGTGAAGCCCTCAGCGCAGAACTGCAAAGCACGACAGATGAGCGCGAGACCCTGCAACTGCAGCGTCTGCGCCAGGAAAATCAGCGCCTCAAGCTACAACTGAAAAAACTTCAAGCCAGCGCCCCGCCACCCCTGATCAGCGAACAGCAGATGTGGTACGCCATCGGTGCCGGCTCTACCCTGCTCGGGGTGCTCATCGGAGCCCTGCTGCGCCGCGGGCGCCGCTCGCACAGCGAGTGGCTTAACTGACCCATGAGCCGCCTGCTACTGATCGACGACGACGTCGAACTCTGCGAACTGCTGGCCAATTGGCTGACCCAGGAAGGCTTCCAGGTCAGCGCCTGCCACGACGGCAGCAGCGCCCGCCAGGCGCTGGACATATCCAGCCCGGACGCCGTCGTACTGGATGTCATGCTGCCTGACGGCAGCGGCCTGGAATTGCTCAAGCAACTGCGCAGCGACCACCCTGAACTGCCGGTGCTGATGTTGTCGGCCCGTGGCGAGCCGCTGGATCGGATTCTCGGCCTGGAGCTGGGGGCTGACGACTACCTGGCCAAACCCTGCGACCCCCGCGAACTCACCGCCCGACTGCGCGCCGTGTTGCGCCGCAGCCTGCCGACCAGTTCCAGCAGCCCGCTAGATCTCGGCGACCTGCATTACAGCCAGATACGCGGCACCGTGACCCTGGGCGAGCAGGACGTACTACTGACCCTCTCGGAAAGCCGCATCCTCGAAGCGTTGCTGCAACATCCAGGCGAACCGGTGGATAAACAAGTACTGGCGCAACTGGCCCTCGGCCGCAAGCTGACCCTGTATGACCGCAGCCTGGATATGCACGTCAGCAACCTGCGCAAGAAACTCGGCCCGCACGCCGATGGGCGCCAGCGCATCCTGGCGCTGCGCAGTCGCGGCTATTACTACAGTGCCTGAGCACTGCTTGGCTAAATCCACCGCGCCCCGCTCTTTACCGAAGCTTTACCTTGCCCTGACTGCCCTTGACCTTGACCGCCCTAGACTGGGCTCATCCGGTACTTACCGGTTTCAGACAAGGAGACACACCATGCGCAAGACCCTGACTGCTGTACTGCTCGCCATGACCCTGCCAGCCCTGGCCATGGCAATGCCCGAGGGCGGCCCACGCCACGGCGGCGAGCACGGCTCCCGTCTGTTTAAAGAGCTCGACCTGAGCAAAGAGCAACACCGCGAAATCCGCAAACTGATGGGCGAGCAGATGAAAGGTCGCCACGAGATCACCCAACGCTACCTGAGCAAACTGCCAACGGCTGAACAGAAAGCCATGCAGGATGAGCTGAAAGCGGCCGAGGGAAAGCAACACACGGCCATCCGCGCGCTGCTCAAGCCCGAGCAACAGAAAGCCTTTGACGAACACCAGCTGAAAATGAGCGAACGCCGTGCAGAAATGGCCGAGTTCCAGGCCTGGAAAGCCGAGAAGGACAAACAGGCCAACTAAGCCTGAAGCCATCCCACCACCGCCGAGCCACCGGGCTCGGCGGTTTTTTGCATGAGGAATAGCCGTGCGTTCACTGTTCTGGCGCATCTTTGCCAGTTTCTGGCTGGCGATCGCCCTGGTTGCGGGGCTGTCCATGCTGCTTGGGCGCATGATCAATCAGGACGCCTGGCTGCTCAGCCAGCACCCGGCCTTGGAACACTTTGCCGAAAAGTGGACACAGCGTTACGAGAGCGAGGGCCCGCATGCAGCCCAGGCCCTACTGGAGCAACGCAAACGCAAGTTTCGCATCGACGTGCAGGTGCTTGATGACAGTGGCCAGCCACTGGTCGAAGGCACCTTTCCACCACGAGCGGCGGCATTCGAAGCGCGTCACCGCAATGAAAAACGCCTGCCCTGGC harbors:
- a CDS encoding GGDEF domain-containing protein; amino-acid sequence: MAPHNQSNTIDFDAAKLQRLGYASRLQKSLRPVSLAQLRQQLSLRLQTSLEAERILELFYTEVQRLVPLSALSYQLASCDLRLELGERASHSAGYRLNHDGEFLGELTFRRNQRFSEDELGQLESLLASLLFPLRNALLYRAALQTALRDPLTETGNRIAMEQTLKREVDIARRNLQPLSVLMVDIDHFKRINDSHGHIVGDQALKAVASALKDSLRNVDMVFRYGGEEFMVLLSNTSREAASMIGERLRLAVLGIQYLVENRAIELSVSLGCATLLPGESMDSLLRRADSALYVSKREGRNRLSMAG
- the rluB gene encoding 23S rRNA pseudouridine(2605) synthase RluB encodes the protein MSEEIEEYSPAGEKLQKVMARMGLASRREIEAWITAGRVKVNGAVASLGARVDLHDAIAVDGKVIRREEAAESVRRVIIYNKPEGEICTRDDPEGRPTVFDRLPRPKDGRWINIGRLDINTTGLLMFTTDGELANRLMHPSYQMDREYAVRVRGEVDEEMIERLKTGVMLEDGPAKFTDIKEAPGGEGFNHWYHCVVMEGRNREVRRLWESQGLVVSRLKRVRFGPVFITSDLTMGRWREMSQREVDILSEEVGLKPVALPEMKEKTRDKLDRLQRKSAKPVGRAARPERTLRPAHGAPATAGDQGRSRPARGDGAERPARSPRADQGKGTPVAERPSDVNKKRPAKPGAQRPGVELADRPSRKPAGAPVKRRSQPGRDGQRPGFGRDRKPE
- a CDS encoding DUF1289 domain-containing protein codes for the protein MKDPCIRLCKFERAICLGCGRSKAEIKGWKKLGKAARRAVLAEADMRLLSLATIGRRKG
- a CDS encoding segregation and condensation protein A; protein product: MEVFLEAFEGPLDLLLYLIRKQNIDVLDIPVAEITRQYMGYVELMQAVRLELAAEYLVMAAMLAEIKSRMLLPRSSEVEAEEDDPRAELIRRLQEYERYKAAAEGIDGLSRVGRDLTVPRLDAPEARARKLLPDVSLEEVLLSMAEVLRRADMFESHQVTREALSTRERMSEVLERLKGGAFVPFVSLFSAEEGKLGVVVTFMAVLELIKESLVELVQNEAFGPIHVRARAE
- a CDS encoding tryptophan--tRNA ligase; amino-acid sequence: MSLVDAERRVLSGMRPSGLLHLGHYQGVLKNWVKLQHTYECFFCIVDLHALTTDYDDVGPLSQRVMDMAADWLAAGVSPSSATLFIQSQVPEHAELHLLLSMICPLSWLERVPSYKEQQEQLHGKDLSTFGFLGYPLLQAADILLYRAGVVPVGGDQLAHIEFARDVARRFNHLYGREPGFEEKAEAAIIKLGKKTATLYNHLRRAYQEQGDAEALETARALLKDQQSITLGDRERLYGYLEGGGKILLVEPQAMLGESPKLLGLDGGKMSKSNNNAIFLRDSGSAIEEKIRRMPTDPVRVHRDDPGNPQHCPVWPLHQLYSSDATCEWVQQGCRSAGIGCLECKAPLVEALQQELQPLQARAADYQDNPDLVRQILADGADRARSEARETLSEVRLALGLNYR
- a CDS encoding L-threonylcarbamoyladenylate synthase codes for the protein MSQFFQIHPENPQARLIKQAVEIIRNGGVVIYPTDSSYAVGCHIGDKSAVERIRRLRQLDDKHNFTLVCRDLSQLGTFAKVDTAAFRLLKSHTPGPYTFILNATREVPRMLLHAKRRTIGLRVPSHPIAMALLAELDEPLMSVSLILPGETLPMSDPYEMRQILEHQVDLIIDGGFGGLEASTVVSLTDDEPEVFRVGCGDPSPFTDDL
- a CDS encoding PHP domain-containing protein, with the translated sequence MDVDLHCHSTASDGALAPAVVVARAFERGVRLLALTDHDTLDGLDEAALAAQALGIQLVNGIELSCTWGGATIHVLGYAFNREAPALQQAIADLHEGRWLRAAEIARRLEAKGMPGALEGARALQQELGDSGNAPARPHFADFLVLNGYVKDRAEAFRKWLGSGKLGDVKQHWPELAQAVDTLRRAGAWVSLAHPWQYDFTRTKRRKLIADFVGAGGHSLEVVNGMQPAEQVGSLAILAREFGMFVSAGSDFHAPGQWSELGVYRPVPEDLPPLWARFQHVQQPTAL
- a CDS encoding YciI family protein; this translates as MLYAIIATDVQDSLDNRLSARPAHLARLEQLKTEGRLILAGPHPAVDSNDPGPAGFSGSLIVAEFESLLAAQQWADADPYRAAGVYASVVVKPFKLVLP
- a CDS encoding translation initiation factor 2, with the translated sequence MRPGPLFLLLTLCLPATIQAEEIPPQPLAEATSVQAQIDDLEQRLALSEEQREALSAELQSTTDERETLQLQRLRQENQRLKLQLKKLQASAPPPLISEQQMWYAIGAGSTLLGVLIGALLRRGRRSHSEWLN
- a CDS encoding response regulator transcription factor codes for the protein MSRLLLIDDDVELCELLANWLTQEGFQVSACHDGSSARQALDISSPDAVVLDVMLPDGSGLELLKQLRSDHPELPVLMLSARGEPLDRILGLELGADDYLAKPCDPRELTARLRAVLRRSLPTSSSSPLDLGDLHYSQIRGTVTLGEQDVLLTLSESRILEALLQHPGEPVDKQVLAQLALGRKLTLYDRSLDMHVSNLRKKLGPHADGRQRILALRSRGYYYSA
- a CDS encoding Spy/CpxP family protein refolding chaperone is translated as MRKTLTAVLLAMTLPALAMAMPEGGPRHGGEHGSRLFKELDLSKEQHREIRKLMGEQMKGRHEITQRYLSKLPTAEQKAMQDELKAAEGKQHTAIRALLKPEQQKAFDEHQLKMSERRAEMAEFQAWKAEKDKQAN